A window of the Molothrus ater isolate BHLD 08-10-18 breed brown headed cowbird chromosome 16, BPBGC_Mater_1.1, whole genome shotgun sequence genome harbors these coding sequences:
- the LOC118692406 gene encoding LOW QUALITY PROTEIN: cytoplasmic phosphatidylinositol transfer protein 1-like (The sequence of the model RefSeq protein was modified relative to this genomic sequence to represent the inferred CDS: inserted 4 bases in 2 codons), translating to MATAREVTASGAAASSRGCGDGSAGGSAASPPLPXPQHEPCPRQRLRLTPVLPXPCPCHPARGVTMLVKEYRICMPLTTEEYRVGQLYTISKHSHQESEKGEGVEVVKNEPHEDPVHGPGQFTEKRVHLSSKLPSWARAVTPRIFYITEKAWNYYPYTITEYTCSFLPKFSIYIETKYEDNCGDSENIFHSDKILGDHEVSFLDIAFDEIPERYYRSLEDPRFFSSAKTGRGPLREGWRQHTKPIMCSYKLVSVKFEVWGLQTRVEQFVHKVIRDILLIGHRQAFAWVDEWCGMTMEEVRRYEQETQEATNELIGLVAPAISVSEVGQPTATHSAPASAPSTPLSDEAPEFLAPPKTRPRKKSAPETLTLPALRERAGAE from the exons ATGGCAACGGCTCGTGAAGTCACCGCGAGCGGGGCGGCTGCTTCGAGCCGGGGGTGCGGGGACGGCAGCGCGGGAGGCAGCGCCGCGTCCCCCccgctccc gccccagcatgAGCCCTGTCCCCGGCAGCGCCTCCGCCTGACCCCCGTGCTGCC GCCGTGCCCGTGTCACCCCGCCCGAGGTGTCACCATGCTGGTCAAGGAGTACCGCATCTGCATGCCGCTCACCACCGAGGAG TACCGCGTGGGGCAGCTCTACACCATCAGCAAGCACAGCCACCAGGAGAGCGAGAAGGGCGAGGGCGTGGAGGTGGTGAAGAACGAGCCCCACGAGGACCCCGTGCACGGCCCCGGGCAGTTCACTGAGAAGCGAGTCCACCTCTCCAG CAAACTGCCAAGCTGGGCACGGGCAGTGACCCCCCGCATCTTCTACATCACTGAGAAGGCCTGGAACTACTACCCCTACACCATCACAG AGTACACG tgctccttCCTGCCCAAGTTCTCCATCTACATCGAGACCAAGTACGAGGACAACTGCGGAGACAGCGAGAAT atCTTCCACAGTGACAAAATCCTTGGTGATCACGAGGTCTCTTTCCTGGACATCGCCTTCGATGAGATCCCTGAGCGCTACTACCGCAGCCTGGAG GACCCCCGTTTCTTCAGCTCGGCCAAGACGGGCCGGGGGCCGCTGCGGGAGGGCTGGCGCCAGCACACCAAGCCCATCATGTGCTCCTACAAACTGGTGAGCGTCAAGTTCGAGGTGTGGGGGCTGCAGACACGCGTGGAGCAGTTTGTGCACAAG GTGATCCGGGACATCCTGCTGATCGGGCACCGGCAGGCCTTCGCCTGGGTGGACGAGTGGTGCG GGATGACGATGGAGGAGGTGCGGCGCTACGAGCAGGAGACGCAGGAGGCCACCAACGAGCTCATCGGCCTGGTGGCACCGGCCATCTCGGTCAGCGAGGTGGGGCAGCCCACGGCCACGCACTCGGCCCCTGCCAGCGCCCCCTCCACCCCTCTCAGCGACGAGGCCCCCGAGTTCCTGGCTCCCCCCAAGACTCGCCCGCGGAAAAAGTCGGCGCCGGAGACCCTGACGCTGCCCGCGCTGCGGGAACGCGCTGGCGCCGAGTGA
- the MSS51 gene encoding putative protein MSS51 homolog, mitochondrial — protein MAGGRRRGGGGRRGGPRQHPGSPGPASSPAPLSPAATPAQPNAGAAPKTGLSKKAPKEPAARAPDVDSLGFQAMDRNVPGLSHVILQKLNMKSYEDYKSAMDGRKSGSDFGIRTYFDMFQKMEDTFKFCVECKKLPDALPDPKSLRRCKRCQNVYYCGVACQRANWPLHKKFCKKLKLVALDRLVEWLIFTGDIPFPTDAWTKPAWDVKGWEDWFSMQEQLEEKLGAIVAGRYMTLLWANAGKPRPEDAELRESIRRLVTDFHSRPLTIGLGLRLFGIDPLTRPLTVHVVGASHVETLNTRLTDYDELTRMFPGHQGVEMVMVGVDVVDGPIMRPPLTTLAPRGKIYLSSYKGLYHDFWESHVETKLAAPPDLVVGFHPGFHACPDLLAGWLPTLLLLRDYRLPVLFTVYSEQELKASLQILVELEMHIVGYASNPFASLRPEQVYSSPNKPPVYCSSHYIALLGAEAVPGAEELEDDDGWQGGEPSAAAVAGGIGPGLG, from the exons ATGGCGGGCGGGAGGCGCCGTGGGGGtggcgggcggcgcgggggaCCCCGGCAGCACCCCGGGAGCCCCGGACCGGCCTCCTCGCCCGCACCTCTCTCTCCAGCAGCCACCCCGGCCCAGCCAAACGCAGGCGCTGCCCCCAAAACCGGCCTCTCCAAGAAGGCCCCGAAGGAGCCAGCGGCGAGGGCTCCAGATGTGGACTCGCTGGGCTTCCAGGCCATGGACCGCAACGTGCCGGGGCTGTCCCACGTCATCCTGCAGAAGCTCAACATGAAAAGCTATGAGGACTACAA GTCTGCCATGGACGGGAGGAAGAGCGGCAGCGATTTCGGCATCCGGACGTATTTTGACATGTTCCAGAAGATGGAAGACACCTTCAAATTTTGTGTTGAGTGCAAGAAGCTCCCCGATGCCCTCCCGGACCCCAAAAGCCTCCGGCGTTGCAAGAG GTGCCAAAATGTGTACTACTGCGGCGTGGCGTGCCAGCGTGCCAACTGGCCGCTGCACAAGAAGTTCTGCAAGAAGCTGAAGCTGGTGGCCCTGGACCGGCTGGTGGAGTGGCTCATCTTCACAG GAGACATCCCCTTTCCCACGGACGCCTGGACAAAACCTGCCTGGGACGTGAAGGGCTGGGAGGACTGGTTCtccatgcaggagcagctggaggagaagctcGGTGCCATCGTGGCCGGGCGCTACATGACCCTGCTGTGGGCCAACGCCGGGAAGCCGCGGCCGGAGGACGCGGAGCTGCGGGAATCCATCCGGCGCCTGGTCACCGACTTCCACTCGCGGCCGCTCACCATCGGCCTGGGACTGCGGCTTTTCGGCATCGACCCCCTCACCAGGCCCCTCACCGTGCACGTGGTGGGGGCTTCCCACGTGGAGACCCTCAACACGCGGCTGACGGACTACGACGAGCTGACGCGGATGTTCCCGGGGCACCAGGGCGTGGAGATGGTGATGGTGGGGGTGGACGTGGTGGATGGACCCATCATGAGGCCACCCCTGACCACGCTGGCGCCCCGGGGAAAGATCTATCTCAGCAGCTACAAGGGGCTCTACCACGACTTCTGGGAAAGCCACGTGGAGACCAAGCTGGCCGCCCCTCCTGATCTGGTGGTGGGCTTTCACCCGG gttTCCATGCCTGCCCAGACCTGCTGGCGGGctggctgcccaccctgctgctgctgcgggacTATCGCCTGCCCGTGCTCTTCACCGTGTacag tgagcaggagctgaaggCCTCCCTGCAGATCCTTGTGGAGCTGGAGATGCACATTGTGGGTTATGCCAGCAACCCCTTTGCCTCCCTGCGGCCCGAGCAGGTCTACTCGAGCCCCAACAAGCCGCCCGTCTACTGCAGCTCCCACTACATcgccctgctgggagcagaggctgtgccgggggctgaggagctggaggatgatgatggctggcagggaggagagcccagtgctgctgctgtggctgggggcattggcccagggctgggctga
- the CFAP70 gene encoding cilia- and flagella-associated protein 70 gives MSQPIPVQITVVSAQDLKTLKSNLLFALVRVEYNGAVLGDSSKSHVLPDGTAEYDFSTSFEYSPDGPNSLDVLVQKPVLLTLLEVASKDKKKPEKIVPLAQAVVDLLPLLQGVRSLKVLAPLYAVPASPSAKLYPEATAGLEVIVSTKELLLSGTQFSSGNLLSITLEAAYSVPEAFTADAQQNYMACLQMPAAGEKELPLLFKNGILKADGEKEPFPRPKNWPLGPILAPDALKIPDSFIVGGPYEDEDGELNKSEDKEFRTQAESSRRVVWDMETRCFLDADAVAVLQRRIAECRHWPVELCRMSSGGKGKTNKPDKKDEDKPIAFHGVAYVNMMHLLCPGVTQIRGAFRVFNYEDSEVFEKTRVQYSIFRDRRSQLSLGKERLGTSPSSKAAPSKAQKEDSNAMQYSEAGTFLVMEIKLDRPLVPKRLREELVQRVKELIPPRPALAPRTEGAKKVVEDYHKRVTSVAVAILREYHELFGKQLLDQGVMDHETMEEQKRQLNYELNTSGKYFAFKEQLKYSVVKIVREKYLKTTAFETKEQLQAFLSELYVYLVDHMHMALNKLLSGEDVSAAPPPNTTRKQLLLFAREAEANKDLKLASLFYNQRIARDQRSIQAWLDYGAFCLLYEDATKAQECFQQAVCLDPQHIQSLLLCGIVCVKLQTYEEAEIFFEDACCLEPSSIIAWTLAGLFYELQNNYIQAERSFREAKKLLRAELEEERRILEAAEAEGKKPSSPSTGPEKIPDGSADKPPEVVEGGTPKEEATAVQEAPEAPEPQPPPRTIFMKSVEFLMKFNAVRFVHKALAHELLSLQGGPTCAYYLALGWTYQLREDLPRWEECLREAVRIEPLNPNVWAQKGHLCYLQKDFDKAKDCYERVISFEEDAADMHFVYLRLGSIYLDEKEYGRAKHIYLLACDNSASCLTWLGVGIACYRLEEMLEAEDALSEANALNNTNAEVWGYLALICLQGGRQLEAEQCYKYTVKLGLQNDALLQEIREAQHRFGFGDPSL, from the exons aTGTCACAGCCAATACCAGTACAGATCACAGTCGTGAGTGCACAGGACCTG aaaactCTCAAAAGCAACTTGCTGTTTGCATTGGTGCGTGTGGAGTACAAcggagcagtgctgggagactCCTCCAAGTCTCATGTGCTGCCAGATGGGACAGCAGAGTACGACTTCAGCACCAGCTTTGAGTACAGCCCCGATGGGCCCAACTCCTTGGATGTCCTTGTGCAGAAACCAGTGCTCT TGACACTGCTAGAAGTGGCAtcaaaggacaagaaaaaaccagagaaaatagTTCCTCTTGCCCAAGCTGTGGTGGACCTTCTACCTCTGCTGCAAG GAGTGCGTTCACTGAAGGTCTTAGCTCCTTTGTATGCAGTGCCTGCCTCCCCATCAGCGAAGCTTTACCCTGAGGCCACG GCTGGCCTTGAAGTGATAGTGAGCACCAAAGAGCTCCTGCTCTCTGGCACCCAGTTCTCAAGTGGGAACCTCCTGAGCATCACGCTGGAGGCAGCTTATTCTGTCCCTGAAGCCTTTACTGCTGACGCCCAGCAAAACTACATGGCTTGCTTGCAAATGCCAGCAGCTGGTGAG AAAGAATTGCCATTGCTCTTCAAGAATGGCATCCTGAAGGCTGATGGTGAAAAAGAACCATTTCCCCGGCCCAAAAACTGGCCCCTTGGCCCCATCCTGGCCCCTGATGCTCTGAAGATACCTGACTCCTTCATTGTTGGTGGGCCCtatgaggatgaggatggagagCTCAACAAAAGTGAG GACAAGGAATTCAGGACCCAGGCTGAGAGCTCGAGGAGAGTCGTGTGGGACATGGAAACGCGCTGTTTCCTGGATGCTGATGCTGTGGCCGT cctgcagaggcGCATTGCCGAGTGCCGCCACTGGCCCgtggagctctgcaggatgTCCTCAGGTGGCAAGGGGAAAACCAACAAACCTGACAAG AAAGATGAGGACAAGCCGATTGCCTTCCATGGTGTGGCATATGTCAACATGATGCAtttgctgtgccctggggtgACGCAGATCCGAGGGGCCTTCCGTGTCTTTAACTACGAGGACAGTGAGGTCTTTGAGAAG ACCAGAGTTCAGTACAGTATTTTCCGGGATCGCAGGTCACAGCTCAGTCTGGGCAAGGAAAGGCTGGGGACCTCTCcttccagcaaagctgctcccagTAAGGCTCAGAAGGAAGATTCCAATGCCATG CAATACAGCGAGGCAGGAACGTTCCTGGTGATGGAGATAAAGCTGGACAGGCCCCTGGTCCCAAAGCGGCTGCGGGAGGAGCTGGTCCAGCG GGTCAAGGAGCTGATTCCTCCCCGCCCTGCGCTGGCCCCGCGGACAGAAGGAGCCAAGAAG GTGGTGGAAGATTATCACAAACGTGTCACCAGTGTTGCTGTTGCCATCCTGAGGGAGTACCATGAGCTttttgggaagcagctgcttgACCAGGGAGTGATGGACCACGAAACCATGGAGGAACAGAAACGTCAGCTCAACTACGAGCTCAATACCTCtgggaaatattttgcttttaaggaACAGCTTAAG TATTCTGTGGTGAAGATTGTGAGGGAGAAATACCTGAAGACCACAGCATTTGAGaccaaggagcagctgcaggcattCCTCAGTGAGCTCTATGTGTACCTCGTGGACCACATGCACATGGCCCTGAACAAG CTCCTGTCTGGGGAAGATGTTTCTGCTGCCCCTCCACCCAACACGACCAGGAAGCAGCTCTTGCTCTTTGCTCGTGAAGCTGAAGCCAACAAGGACCTCAAACTGGCCTCTCTGTTCTACAATCAG AGAATAGCTCGGGACCAGCGCAGCATCCAGGCCTGGCTGGACTATGGAGCCTTCTGCCTCCTGTATGAGGATGCCACCAAAGCCCAGGAATGCTTCCAGCAGGCTGTTTGTCTGGACCCCCAGCACATCCAAAG cctgctgctctgtgggattGTGTGTGTCAAGCTGCAAACCTATGAAGAGGCGGAGATTTTCTTTGAGGATGCCTGCTGCTTGGAGCCATCCAGCATCATAGCCTGGACCCTTGCAG GTTTGTTTTATGAGCTGCAGAATAATTACATTCAGGCAGAAAGGAGCTTTCGTGAGGCTAAGAAGCTCCTGCGAGCCGAGCttgaggaggagaggagaatccttgaggctgctgaggcagaagggaaaaagcccagttctcccagcacagggccag AGAAGATTCCAGATGGCTCAGCTGACAAACCACCAGAGGTCGTGGAAGGTGGGACACCCAAGGAAGAGGCTACAGCAGTGCAGGAAGCCCCAGAAg CTCCAGAACCTCAGCCACCTCCCCGCACAATCTTCATGAAGTCAGTGGAATTCCTGATGAAATTCAATGCTGTCCGG TTTGTTCACAAGGCACTGGCCCACGAGCTGCTGAGCCTTCAGGGAGGCCCCACCTGTGCCTACTACCTGGCCCTGGGCTGGACCTACCAGCTGCGGGAGGACCTGCCCAGATGGGAGGAGTGTCTGCGCGAGGCCGTGCGCATCGAGCCCTTG AATCCAAATGTCTGGGCTCAGAAAGGGCACCTGTGCTACCTGCAGAAGGACTTTGACAAGGCAAAGGATTGCTATGAGCGAGTCATCAGCTTTGAGGAGGATGCTGCAGACATGCACTTTGTGTACCTGCGCCTGGGCTCCATCTACCTGGACGAGAAAGAG TACGGCCGGGCCAAGCACATCTACCTGCTCGCCTGTGACaactctgcctcctgcctcacCTGGCTGGGCGTGGGCATCGCCTGCTACAGG